The Phycisphaeraceae bacterium genome includes a window with the following:
- the metK gene encoding methionine adenosyltransferase, which yields MPQRGHHLFTSESVSMGHPDKVSDQVSDAVLDLLIALDPQARVACETMCTTGLVVVGGEITVHTPKAVAALNDVEQVTRETLRKIGYAGDIGMHFDADGCGVLRTFHGQSADISRGVSKKEPGAGDQGLMFGFACKETRNLMPLPIDLSHRLVEKHAQVRQANKVKGLRPDAKSQVTVEYNAKGKPVRIDTVVLSTQHTADWNGTKKQAQLRQQIIKHIIDPVMPKRLYDPKTVRIYVNPTGQFEVGGPHGDVGLTGRKIIVDTYGGRGRHGGGAFSGKDPSKVDRSAAYMARYVAKNVVAAGLADQCEVQLSYAIGVAKPTSVNVDCFGTATVDEDDLAKAIAKVFPLTPRGILDHLKLRNPIFSPTAAHGHFGRQPGTVTVNGKKYQTFTWEKTDMANALAKALR from the coding sequence ATGCCCCAGCGCGGCCACCACCTATTTACCAGCGAGTCAGTATCGATGGGTCACCCTGACAAGGTGTCCGATCAGGTCTCCGACGCCGTCCTCGACCTCCTGATTGCCCTCGATCCTCAGGCCCGTGTGGCTTGCGAGACCATGTGCACCACCGGCTTGGTTGTCGTTGGCGGCGAGATCACAGTGCACACCCCCAAGGCGGTTGCCGCATTGAATGATGTTGAGCAGGTCACCCGCGAGACGCTCCGCAAGATCGGGTATGCGGGCGATATCGGGATGCACTTCGACGCCGATGGCTGCGGGGTGCTCCGGACCTTCCACGGCCAGTCCGCCGACATCAGCCGCGGCGTCTCCAAGAAGGAGCCGGGAGCGGGTGATCAGGGCTTGATGTTCGGGTTCGCCTGCAAGGAAACGCGGAATCTGATGCCCCTGCCGATTGATTTATCTCACCGCCTCGTTGAGAAGCACGCTCAAGTCCGTCAGGCCAACAAGGTCAAGGGCCTTCGCCCCGACGCCAAGAGTCAGGTCACGGTCGAGTACAACGCCAAGGGCAAGCCCGTCCGAATCGATACCGTCGTGCTCTCGACTCAGCACACCGCCGACTGGAACGGCACCAAGAAGCAGGCTCAACTCCGGCAGCAGATCATCAAGCACATCATCGATCCGGTGATGCCCAAGAGGCTCTACGACCCGAAGACCGTGCGGATCTATGTGAATCCAACCGGCCAGTTTGAGGTTGGCGGGCCGCATGGCGACGTCGGCCTGACCGGTCGCAAGATCATCGTCGATACCTATGGCGGGCGTGGCCGTCATGGCGGCGGTGCCTTCTCGGGCAAGGACCCTTCCAAGGTCGATCGCTCGGCGGCGTACATGGCACGCTACGTTGCGAAGAATGTCGTCGCTGCCGGGCTCGCCGATCAATGTGAAGTCCAGCTCTCCTACGCCATCGGCGTAGCAAAGCCCACATCGGTCAACGTCGATTGCTTTGGCACCGCCACGGTGGACGAGGATGACCTGGCCAAGGCGATTGCCAAGGTCTTCCCGCTGACCCCGCGCGGGATTCTCGATCATCTCAAGCTGCGTAACCCGATCTTCAGCCCCACTGCGGCCCACGGCCACTTCGGCCGGCAGCCGGGTACCGTGACGGTCAATGGCAAGAAGTACCAGACGTTTACGTGGGAAAAAACCGACATGGCCAACGCCTTGGCCAAGGCCCTGCGCTGA
- the ptsP gene encoding phosphoenolpyruvate--protein phosphotransferase has product MLIKQGIPVSPGVAMHKALVLDAEDQPVPRRVIPASRVNSELEHFERAVTRSITQLRELQKQTEESLGRELARIFAFHIGMLSDDKLLEQVRTLIRTDRVTAEYAVSTVLRRLEDVFLEQETRYFRDRVSDISDLERRLLSELRPAPTNKLHNITEPVVVIAHDLTPSQTADFDRTKVMAIATDAGGRTSHTAILAHALGIPAVVGLGDLTRSVTSGDTVIIDGNRGRVAVSPDAENVLGYQQEVRRYAAFATMLAEIQSKPAETTDGVAIELMANIEFPSEIEEALSAGAMGVGLYRTEFLFLASPVPPTENDQVASYTEAIRALDGKPLTIRTLDLGADKIAPSLGSLESSERNPFLGCRSIRLCLQNLPLFRNQLRAILRASAEGPVKIMFPLISNIMELRQAKMIFADVREDLEDQGVPFDPDIPLGMMIEVPSAAIQANCFAKECDFFSVGTNDLIQYTVAVDRSNERIASLYSGGHPAVISLVRDVIRVARRAKIGVSLCGEMAGEPEFALLLLGLGLRSLSVTPPAIPTVKKLIRSVSIGHCERIARKARSFDSDREVMKYLRDELERTLPEAFGGRSTTY; this is encoded by the coding sequence ATGCTGATTAAGCAGGGCATCCCGGTCTCGCCCGGCGTGGCGATGCACAAGGCACTGGTCCTCGACGCGGAGGACCAGCCGGTCCCCCGCCGAGTGATCCCGGCATCACGGGTCAACAGCGAACTCGAGCACTTCGAGCGGGCGGTCACGCGCTCGATCACCCAGCTCCGGGAGTTGCAGAAGCAGACCGAGGAATCCCTCGGCAGGGAACTGGCCCGGATCTTTGCTTTCCACATCGGGATGCTCAGCGACGACAAGCTGCTCGAACAGGTCCGCACGCTCATCCGAACCGATCGGGTGACCGCTGAGTACGCCGTCTCGACGGTCCTCAGGCGTCTCGAAGACGTGTTCCTGGAACAGGAGACCCGCTACTTCCGCGACCGGGTCAGCGACATCTCTGATCTGGAGCGCCGGCTGCTCTCGGAGCTTCGGCCTGCGCCGACCAACAAGCTGCACAACATCACCGAGCCGGTGGTCGTGATCGCCCACGACCTGACGCCAAGCCAGACTGCCGATTTTGATCGCACGAAGGTGATGGCCATCGCGACCGACGCTGGCGGGCGCACGTCTCACACCGCGATCCTGGCGCACGCGCTGGGCATCCCCGCCGTGGTCGGGCTGGGCGACCTCACACGATCGGTGACCTCCGGCGACACGGTGATCATCGACGGTAACCGCGGGCGCGTGGCCGTAAGCCCGGATGCCGAGAACGTCCTCGGCTACCAGCAGGAAGTCCGCCGGTACGCCGCCTTTGCAACCATGCTCGCCGAGATCCAGTCGAAACCGGCCGAGACGACCGATGGCGTCGCAATCGAGCTGATGGCCAACATCGAGTTCCCTTCTGAGATCGAGGAAGCTCTGTCAGCCGGGGCGATGGGTGTCGGACTCTATCGAACCGAGTTTCTCTTTCTCGCCTCTCCGGTCCCGCCGACTGAGAACGACCAGGTTGCCAGCTACACCGAAGCCATCCGCGCCCTCGATGGCAAACCGCTGACCATCCGGACCCTCGACCTGGGTGCGGACAAGATCGCGCCATCCTTGGGCTCACTCGAATCCTCCGAGCGCAATCCTTTCCTGGGCTGTCGCTCGATCAGGCTGTGCCTCCAGAATCTCCCGCTGTTCCGCAACCAGCTCCGGGCCATTCTCCGCGCGAGTGCCGAGGGGCCGGTCAAGATCATGTTCCCTCTCATCAGCAACATCATGGAGCTGCGGCAGGCCAAGATGATCTTCGCTGACGTCCGAGAAGACTTAGAGGACCAGGGCGTCCCTTTTGACCCCGACATCCCACTGGGAATGATGATCGAGGTTCCTTCCGCAGCGATCCAGGCCAACTGCTTCGCCAAGGAGTGCGATTTCTTCTCGGTCGGCACCAATGACCTGATCCAGTACACCGTTGCTGTGGACCGAAGTAACGAAAGGATCGCCAGCCTCTATTCGGGCGGGCATCCGGCGGTGATCTCGCTGGTCCGCGATGTGATCCGGGTTGCCCGCCGGGCAAAGATCGGCGTGAGCCTATGCGGCGAGATGGCCGGTGAGCCGGAGTTTGCCCTGCTGCTCCTGGGCCTTGGCCTGCGATCCCTGTCGGTGACACCCCCGGCCATCCCGACGGTCAAGAAGCTGATACGATCCGTCTCCATAGGCCACTGCGAAAGGATCGCTCGGAAGGCCAGGAGCTTTGATTCCGACCGCGAGGTGATGAAATACCTCCGCGATGAACTCGAACGAACTCTCCCCGAGGCATTTGGTGGCCGTTCCACCACATACTAG
- a CDS encoding penicillin-binding protein 2, whose translation MRAGRVGLVLLLLVTFGLLGVLGRVAQLTMEPDPLITERLTLQQRERTLDASRGGLVDRRGRPLAITRQGYRVFVDSLLIDDPLTFAPRVAEALGLDAVAIDRLLGERENSRYIVIDPDPPAYRIEAVRSLGMNGLALDPYLRRIYPLGELGGQLIGFVGVDGDGLEGIERLHERSLVAKAGTYLATVDARRRQLWVERDAFEPQQDGQAVRLTIDATIQAIAERHLLAAVEQYRAASGQLVVMDPWSGDLLAVAHAPLFDPNHYRHSTPEQRRLRVVTDVFEPGSILKPLIWAMLTDKGAATPHEMIDCETDGVYVSPKGRVLRDDKPHGSITWEQVLITSSNIGMAIVAQRVPMRDLHETVRRLGFGEATQSGFPLEAEGVVHPLRRWNHYSQTSIPMGHEISVTGLQMVRAFATLANDGLLVRPRLVLDGSEVRSERVMSAEMARYVRSVLDRAVSEGTGRKAQSERYRLFGKTGTAQLPNLEEGGYYQNRYVSSFIAGAPTLEPRLIVACFIHDPDRSVGHYGGTVAAPAVRAVMEESLAYLGVAPRGELRATPSPPRVARSLP comes from the coding sequence TTGCGTGCTGGCCGTGTTGGTCTGGTGCTGCTGTTGCTGGTGACCTTCGGTTTGCTGGGCGTGCTGGGTCGGGTGGCTCAGCTCACGATGGAGCCGGACCCGCTGATTACCGAACGGCTGACGTTGCAGCAGCGTGAGCGGACACTCGATGCGAGTCGTGGGGGGTTGGTGGACCGTCGTGGGCGGCCATTGGCAATCACTCGTCAGGGGTACAGGGTATTTGTTGATTCACTGTTGATTGATGACCCGCTGACGTTTGCTCCGCGAGTCGCTGAGGCGTTGGGGCTGGACGCGGTGGCGATCGATCGCTTGCTCGGCGAGCGGGAGAACAGTCGGTACATCGTGATCGATCCGGACCCGCCGGCGTATCGCATCGAAGCGGTTCGGTCGCTGGGTATGAATGGCCTGGCGCTGGACCCTTATCTTCGTAGGATTTATCCGCTTGGGGAACTGGGCGGGCAGTTGATCGGGTTTGTGGGGGTTGATGGCGATGGTCTTGAGGGGATTGAGAGGCTCCACGAGCGGAGTCTGGTTGCGAAGGCGGGGACGTACCTTGCGACGGTGGACGCGAGGCGTCGACAACTGTGGGTGGAGCGCGATGCTTTTGAGCCACAGCAGGACGGGCAGGCGGTACGGTTGACCATCGACGCGACGATCCAGGCGATCGCTGAGCGGCATCTGCTGGCTGCCGTGGAGCAGTACCGGGCGGCGTCGGGTCAGTTGGTGGTGATGGACCCGTGGTCGGGTGATCTGCTGGCGGTGGCTCATGCCCCGCTGTTTGACCCGAATCATTATCGACACTCGACGCCTGAGCAACGTCGGCTGCGGGTGGTGACTGATGTGTTCGAGCCGGGATCCATCCTCAAGCCGCTGATCTGGGCGATGCTGACGGACAAGGGGGCCGCGACGCCTCATGAGATGATCGATTGCGAGACCGATGGCGTGTACGTCAGTCCGAAGGGGCGAGTGCTTCGGGATGACAAGCCGCACGGATCGATCACCTGGGAGCAGGTGCTGATCACATCGTCGAACATCGGGATGGCGATCGTGGCTCAGCGGGTCCCGATGCGTGACCTGCACGAGACGGTTCGGCGTCTGGGTTTTGGCGAGGCGACCCAATCGGGCTTCCCGCTTGAGGCTGAGGGGGTGGTTCACCCGCTGCGTCGGTGGAATCATTATTCGCAGACATCGATCCCGATGGGGCATGAGATCAGTGTGACCGGCCTGCAGATGGTCAGGGCGTTCGCGACGCTGGCGAACGACGGGTTGCTGGTTCGCCCCCGGCTGGTGCTGGATGGCTCGGAGGTGCGCAGTGAGCGGGTGATGAGTGCGGAGATGGCTCGGTATGTGCGTTCCGTGCTTGACCGGGCGGTGTCGGAAGGGACGGGGCGTAAGGCTCAATCAGAACGGTATCGTCTGTTTGGCAAGACCGGGACGGCGCAGCTGCCGAATCTCGAGGAGGGTGGGTACTACCAGAACCGGTATGTTTCATCGTTTATCGCGGGGGCACCGACGCTTGAGCCTCGCCTGATTGTGGCATGTTTCATCCATGACCCGGATCGATCGGTCGGGCACTACGGCGGGACGGTGGCGGCCCCGGCGGTGCGGGCGGTGATGGAAGAATCGCTGGCGTATCTGGGCGTTGCCCCTCGCGGTGAACTCCGAGCGACGCCATCGCCGCCACGAGTGGCCCGAAGCCTTCCGTGA
- the gcvT gene encoding glycine cleavage system aminomethyltransferase GcvT has translation MSTDTLQRSPFHTYHEANQAKLVDFAGWSMPISYGSALAEHEHTRRAVSLFDVSHMGRVEVKGRDARRFLESLLTRRITDMAEYSCRYAMICNDRGGIIDDIIVYRYPEHWMMVVNASNRSAVLQHMGEVADRLAYKVKVNDLTKKTAMVAIQGPQAMEAIAPASSEIGALKRYRFCIKNLLLYKITISRTGYTGEDGVEVILPAALAQRAVDMVRSEAEKRGLDIRPAGLAARDSLRIEAGMPLYGHEIDSDTDPFTAGLGFAVTLGEPPAGVQDIPRFVGQDALEALVARGPEQQTIGLRMEGRRTPRQGDPIIRGGQVIGRVTSGCLVPTQPGPIAIARVPAGIDAGTELSVGLGKGRTIIPAVTSQLPFERLSVS, from the coding sequence ATGAGTACTGATACCCTGCAGCGCAGTCCGTTTCATACCTATCACGAGGCGAATCAGGCCAAGCTGGTGGATTTTGCAGGCTGGTCGATGCCGATCAGCTACGGCTCAGCACTGGCTGAACACGAGCACACGCGGCGGGCCGTGTCGTTGTTTGACGTGTCACACATGGGCCGGGTTGAGGTCAAGGGACGAGATGCGAGGCGGTTTCTTGAATCGCTGCTGACACGACGGATTACCGACATGGCGGAGTACTCCTGCCGGTACGCGATGATCTGCAACGACCGAGGCGGGATCATCGACGACATCATTGTCTACCGATATCCCGAGCACTGGATGATGGTGGTCAACGCGTCGAACCGGTCGGCTGTGCTCCAGCACATGGGCGAGGTTGCCGATCGGCTAGCGTACAAGGTGAAGGTCAACGACCTGACCAAAAAGACGGCGATGGTGGCGATTCAGGGCCCGCAGGCGATGGAGGCTATTGCGCCAGCGTCGTCAGAGATCGGGGCCCTCAAGCGTTATCGTTTTTGCATCAAAAATCTGCTCCTCTACAAGATCACGATCTCGCGGACCGGTTACACCGGCGAGGATGGCGTGGAGGTCATCCTGCCAGCGGCGTTGGCGCAGCGGGCGGTTGATATGGTGCGCAGCGAGGCGGAGAAACGGGGTCTGGACATCCGCCCTGCCGGGCTGGCGGCGCGGGACTCCCTGCGGATCGAGGCGGGGATGCCGTTGTATGGCCACGAGATCGACTCAGATACGGACCCGTTCACCGCAGGGCTGGGCTTCGCGGTCACGCTTGGCGAGCCCCCTGCGGGCGTGCAGGACATTCCACGGTTTGTTGGCCAAGACGCGCTGGAGGCGCTGGTGGCCAGGGGGCCTGAGCAGCAGACAATCGGCCTGCGGATGGAGGGCAGGCGGACACCTCGGCAGGGCGACCCGATCATCCGCGGCGGGCAGGTGATTGGCCGCGTGACCTCGGGGTGCCTGGTCCCAACGCAACCTGGCCCGATCGCCATCGCACGGGTGCCCGCGGGGATCGATGCGGGAACGGAGCTTTCCGTCGGGCTAGGGAAGGGTCGGACGATCATCCCTGCAGTCACGAGCCAGCTGCCATTTGAGCGGTTAAGCGTCTCATAG
- a CDS encoding class II fumarate hydratase, whose product MAATGSTRIEKDSMGEMPVHADALYGASTARAVDNFPIANRPMTGTVIHAFGHLKAACAEANIELGKLDKRLAKAIIDACDEVAAGQWDQHFPVDVYQTGSGTSTNMNANEVIATLANEKLGLGRHVKAEGGVHPNDHVNMGQSSNDTFPTAMHIAGALAIQNNLLPKLRKLHQGLDAKAKQWDSIIKTGRTHLMDATPIRVGQVFSGYAAQVEWSIKRAEWALKEMLANMPIGGTAVGTGINTDASFAEKVCASLSKRSGVTFVEAENHPEAQAAKDSFVSAHGHFKTIATSLTKIANDIRHLGSGPRCGIGEIILPAIQPGSSIMPGKVNPVICESVMQVSCRVLGNDATVTASGLGGIGSLFELNVAMPVMIEAFLESAELLGNVAEVFNDKLLDALEVDQTRCTELLEQSLMTITALAPEVGYDKCAALAKQAHNEGKTIKQLVGELKLMPDNRLAELMNYDAMTRPD is encoded by the coding sequence ATGGCCGCGACTGGCTCGACTCGAATCGAAAAAGACTCGATGGGCGAGATGCCCGTCCACGCTGACGCTCTCTACGGCGCTTCAACCGCCCGGGCGGTTGATAACTTCCCGATTGCCAACCGCCCGATGACCGGCACGGTCATCCACGCCTTTGGCCACCTCAAAGCCGCCTGCGCCGAAGCCAACATTGAACTTGGCAAGCTCGACAAGAGGCTCGCCAAGGCGATCATCGACGCCTGCGATGAAGTCGCTGCTGGCCAGTGGGATCAGCACTTCCCGGTTGATGTCTACCAGACCGGCTCGGGCACCAGCACCAACATGAACGCCAATGAGGTCATCGCCACGCTGGCCAACGAGAAGCTCGGCCTTGGCCGCCACGTCAAGGCCGAAGGCGGGGTCCATCCCAACGACCATGTCAACATGGGCCAGTCCAGTAACGACACTTTCCCGACAGCCATGCACATCGCCGGTGCCCTCGCCATCCAGAACAACCTGTTGCCCAAGCTGCGCAAGCTGCATCAAGGTCTCGATGCCAAGGCAAAGCAGTGGGACAGCATCATCAAGACCGGCCGCACTCACCTCATGGACGCCACCCCGATCCGCGTTGGTCAGGTCTTCTCGGGCTACGCGGCTCAGGTTGAATGGTCGATCAAACGCGCCGAGTGGGCGCTCAAAGAGATGCTCGCCAACATGCCCATCGGCGGAACCGCCGTCGGCACCGGCATCAACACCGATGCCAGCTTCGCCGAAAAAGTCTGTGCCTCGCTATCTAAACGCAGCGGCGTCACCTTCGTCGAAGCCGAGAATCACCCCGAAGCCCAGGCAGCGAAAGACTCCTTCGTCTCTGCCCATGGTCACTTCAAGACCATCGCCACGTCCCTGACCAAAATTGCCAACGACATCCGCCACCTCGGCAGCGGACCACGCTGCGGCATCGGCGAGATCATCCTCCCAGCCATCCAGCCCGGCTCGTCGATCATGCCCGGAAAGGTCAATCCGGTGATCTGCGAATCGGTCATGCAGGTCTCCTGCCGAGTACTCGGCAACGACGCGACCGTCACCGCTTCAGGTCTAGGCGGGATTGGTTCGCTCTTCGAGTTGAACGTGGCCATGCCTGTGATGATCGAGGCTTTCCTCGAGTCAGCGGAGTTGCTTGGCAACGTCGCCGAAGTCTTCAACGACAAGCTCCTCGACGCGCTCGAAGTCGATCAGACGCGCTGCACCGAGCTACTCGAGCAGAGTCTGATGACCATCACGGCCCTCGCCCCGGAAGTCGGCTACGACAAGTGCGCCGCTTTGGCCAAACAAGCCCACAACGAGGGCAAAACCATCAAGCAGCTCGTCGGCGAACTCAAACTCATGCCCGACAACCGCCTGGCTGAGCTGATGAACTACGACGCCATGACCCGGCCTGATTGA
- a CDS encoding acyltransferase gives MESQISDPYISYQQQRHFGSLDGVRCLAILAVVWHHSQETSLALLSRGFLGVDLFFVLSGFLIVTLLLRERDHKGVISLRDFYMRRSLRIFPVYYGLLAALGLLYLIKPTLAGGDSFFRDLPYYATYTSNWIKTDTPNMDMVWSLAAEEQFYLVWPAIERFLPTQATLTLLGGGLILNQAVNYGLLDDTWRSWTGTEPNLHILDATFTPILLGVLLAHLLHRRWGFGWFCRIAGAQWSSLAWGLGLLVAIAISQGDISGTPRLVIQVLMMVWLGSLVIREDHLLSRPLGWAPIARLGAISYGMYLFHMFAIHIGREGLERLPAIAFPGALFVLGLLVTILIAEVSFRLYETPFLRLKHRFAWRGKPDSETA, from the coding sequence ATGGAAAGCCAGATCAGTGACCCGTATATCTCGTATCAGCAGCAGAGGCACTTCGGAAGCCTCGATGGTGTGAGGTGTCTGGCGATTCTCGCTGTCGTCTGGCACCACAGCCAAGAGACGTCGTTGGCTTTGCTTAGCCGGGGTTTTCTGGGCGTGGATCTGTTCTTCGTGCTTTCGGGGTTTCTCATCGTGACGCTGCTGCTTCGGGAGCGTGATCACAAGGGGGTGATCTCACTTCGGGATTTCTACATGAGGCGATCGCTGCGGATCTTCCCGGTTTACTACGGCTTGCTGGCGGCGCTGGGATTGCTGTATTTGATCAAGCCGACGCTGGCCGGAGGGGACAGTTTTTTTCGTGATCTGCCCTACTACGCGACCTACACCAGTAACTGGATAAAGACTGACACGCCGAACATGGACATGGTGTGGTCGCTGGCGGCTGAGGAGCAGTTCTATCTGGTATGGCCAGCGATCGAGCGATTTCTCCCGACGCAGGCGACGCTGACGCTGCTGGGCGGGGGCCTGATCTTGAATCAGGCGGTCAACTACGGATTGCTCGATGACACTTGGCGATCGTGGACGGGTACAGAGCCGAATCTTCACATTCTTGACGCGACCTTCACGCCAATTCTACTGGGTGTACTGCTGGCGCATCTGCTGCATCGACGGTGGGGATTTGGATGGTTCTGCAGGATTGCTGGTGCTCAGTGGTCGTCGTTGGCGTGGGGGCTGGGTCTGCTGGTGGCTATCGCGATCAGCCAGGGTGACATTTCGGGCACGCCACGGCTTGTGATTCAGGTGTTGATGATGGTGTGGCTTGGATCGTTGGTGATCCGGGAGGATCATCTGCTGAGCCGCCCGTTGGGCTGGGCACCGATTGCTCGGCTGGGTGCGATCAGTTACGGCATGTACCTTTTCCACATGTTCGCGATTCACATCGGCCGCGAAGGCCTGGAGCGTCTGCCTGCGATCGCGTTTCCGGGGGCTCTGTTTGTTCTTGGGCTGTTGGTCACCATTCTCATTGCTGAGGTCAGCTTCAGGCTCTACGAGACGCCGTTCTTAAGACTCAAGCACCGGTTTGCATGGCGAGGCAAGCCCGACAGCGAGACCGCCTAA
- a CDS encoding LysM peptidoglycan-binding domain-containing protein: MTSETKISLLIGLGMVLVIGIVISDQLAVPDPEASAPLLRFAEPSAPAGDVESLPAVRAESRVASASRSAPIPTPAEAELARQDDVLTPTPGVPAIRIDGTRAAMPEPETEVVAAVTPEPQRPIDAATASVTRSQPIARSERVTPPQRVLRIETDGQRPAGRVHTVMSGDNLSAIAERYYGDRNAWRKVAEANRDSVGDNGLITPGMRLSIPDVEPVSATPSGVSSAHPQNRGATATVQSGDSLAKLAARHLGDSGRWDEIYELNRDVLSSPDRVLPGMELKLPDSASMRRTATERTQPVAGANTYTIKTGDSLSSIAAATLGSASRWDEIYDLNRDKLSSPDHLILDVELRLPER; the protein is encoded by the coding sequence AACAAAAATCAGTCTTCTCATTGGCTTGGGCATGGTCCTTGTGATTGGCATCGTCATCAGCGATCAGCTCGCGGTGCCGGACCCTGAGGCCAGTGCCCCCCTGCTGAGGTTTGCCGAGCCATCGGCACCTGCGGGTGATGTGGAGAGCCTTCCTGCCGTGCGTGCTGAGTCGCGCGTGGCTTCGGCTTCACGATCGGCGCCGATCCCGACGCCTGCGGAGGCGGAGTTGGCAAGGCAGGATGACGTGCTGACGCCTACGCCTGGGGTTCCGGCCATCCGGATCGATGGGACCAGAGCAGCTATGCCTGAGCCCGAGACGGAGGTGGTGGCTGCTGTCACTCCTGAACCTCAGAGACCTATCGATGCTGCGACTGCGTCGGTTACGCGGTCGCAGCCGATTGCTCGGTCTGAGCGTGTGACGCCGCCTCAGCGTGTGCTGCGGATCGAAACGGATGGTCAGCGTCCTGCGGGTCGTGTGCATACGGTGATGTCTGGTGACAACCTTTCGGCGATCGCGGAGCGTTATTACGGCGACCGGAATGCCTGGCGAAAGGTCGCAGAGGCGAATCGAGATTCAGTGGGAGACAACGGGTTGATCACGCCCGGGATGCGGCTGTCGATTCCTGACGTGGAGCCAGTCAGCGCCACTCCTTCAGGTGTGTCGAGTGCACATCCTCAGAATCGTGGCGCGACAGCGACTGTGCAATCGGGGGATTCGTTGGCGAAACTCGCGGCGAGACACCTGGGTGACAGCGGTCGATGGGATGAAATCTATGAACTCAATCGGGATGTGCTGTCGAGTCCTGACCGGGTGCTCCCCGGCATGGAACTGAAGCTGCCCGACTCGGCGTCGATGCGCAGGACTGCTACTGAGCGTACTCAACCTGTGGCTGGTGCGAACACCTACACGATTAAGACGGGCGATTCTCTGAGCAGTATTGCGGCGGCTACGCTGGGCTCGGCGAGCCGGTGGGATGAGATTTACGATCTGAACCGGGACAAGCTATCGAGTCCCGACCACTTGATTCTTGATGTCGAGTTGCGGCTTCCGGAGCGCTGA